The following is a genomic window from Atribacteraceae bacterium.
CGACCATGAGCGCCAGCTCTCTTTCGCTGGTCTGGCGGAACATGAATTCCCTGAGGATACCCACTCCGTCTTCCAGAGCCTGTTCCTGAGAAATCGTTCCATTCAGATAGGGCTGAAGCGCTTCCTCGTTGATCTGGGTGAAGATCGGGGTCATAACAAAAAAAGTCAGAAATAAAGCCATGCCGACAAGGACCGGGGTCGGCGGAATCTGTTGTGAACCGATGGCCTGACGGACAAAGGCCAGCGCGACGATGATCCTGGTAAATGAAGTGACCATGACCAGGATCGCCGGGGCCAGACTCAGGATCGTGAGCAGGACCAGAATCTGCAAAGAGAGGGTCAGCTCTCCGGGCTCCTCTACTTCGCCGGCTTCCAGGGTGATGCGGGGGACAAACAACGGAAAATCCTGAGAAAAGGCCTCCGGAATAACGGAAATAAGAATAACAATCCAAAAAACTATCCAGACCCATCGTATCCATCGGGACTTTTTCACCGTTCTTTTTTCCTCTTGAACCAACTGTCTAGATAGCTTGTAAAGGGTTCTTTCCGCTCGAGTTCGATCAACTCATCCGCCGCAAACTCAGCGATTTCCCGCATCGCGTTTCCACTCTGCCCTATGAGGATAACTCTTTCCCCAGCCCGAACCAGATACAGGGTACAGTTGTTTCGGACCGTAAAGGTATCCAGAAGAGTCATATAGCGGGATGACGCCGCCCGATTCCCCTGGCCGGAGAGCTTTTTCATCAGATAAAAAAACCCGTACAGCGCGGCGACCACCACCAAAAAGGCAAGGATAAAGCGAAAAGTGCTCGCCGTGACTGTTCCGGTTTCCGGCAACGTATACTCGGGGAGTTCAAGGGTGTCCTGGGCATAGGCTGCCCCGGACACCCACAGGAGGCCGGGGACAAGAAATAAAAGCAATCGCATAGCTGTCAAGCGCATACTCATGAGCGCACTTCCCGCAGGGAGCGAATCCGATCTTCCGTACTGACGATCTCGGATATCCGCACCCCGAAATTCTCTTCGATGACCACAACTTCCCCCCGGGCAAAAAGGATGTCGTGCACATAGAGGTCGGCCGGTTCTCCGGCCAGTTTATCGAGTTCGATGATGGAACCCGGTCCCAAGTCGAGGATCTCCCGGATTGAAAGCCTTGATTTCCCCAGTTCAACCACCAGGGGTAACGAAACATCCATAATCAACTCGAGATTGCCCCGGGATCCTTCGGCTCGCTCATCGGGAACGAACTCGGCAAATTCAACCGGTTGAGCCTTTATGCGGGATTTTTCCCGCCGCGGGGCAGAAGACGAACGAGGGGGAGCTTGCGGCTGGGTAGCTATTGGTGATTTGTCCGGAGAGGAAAGAGGGACAGCCTCCTCAAGGAAAATCTCCTGCTCGAAAGTTTCCTCCTGATTTTCGGCTTCGCTTTCCACTGCTCGGTTCGATAATAGCCCTCCGGCCATCTCCCGGGCAAAGCTGAGGGGCACCAACTGAAGCATGGAACTGTCGATGACGTCTTCTACCACCAGACGAAAGGTAGTCATAACTATAAAAGCGTCGCCTTGTTTATTCAGCCAAGACTCTTCCTCCGTCCTGACATTCTGCCAAATGACTTCCGGGGGAGAGATGTTGACCCGCCGGGCAAAAAAATCGGACATGGCGGTCGCGGCTGAACCCATCATCTGGTTCATCGCCTCGCCAAGCGCACTGATTTCCATTTCTCCAAACACTTCGGGCAGGCCATCCTTCCCATCTCCACCCATCATCAGGCCAATTATCACTCGGATATCGTTTTCCTGCACCAAGAGGACGTTGCTCCCGGTTAGACCGGACTGGTACTGCACCTTCACCAGGATATGGTTTTCATCCAGAATTTTCTTCACGTCATCCAGACTCATGACCATCACGCTGGGAATGGTGATATCCACCTTTTTCGTCAACAGACCGCTTAGAGCCGTCGCAGCGGCTCCCATAGAGATATTGCCGACTTCTCCCAGAACGTCAACTTCTTCCGAACTCAGCGTATATCCAGAATCCATTGTTTTGACCGCCATGTTACTCACCCTCCCCGACATCGATGATTTTCACGGTCATCTGATTCCCCATCCGTCCGGGATAACCGCGCATCTTGGTCTTCTTGCCCACCAGGATATCCAATGGGCGGTCTTTTTTCTTTTCCAGACTGACGACGTCTCCCACCTCGAGATCAAGAAGATCCCGCAGCCGGATACCCGTCCGCCCCAGTTCGACCCGCAAGGGAAGCTTTACCTTCTCGATCTGCTGCTTAAGCCGCTCCTGGTTCTTCGGATCATAGGCTTTCCGTCCGGAAAACCACAAGGAGGCACTAAGATTCTGAGTAATCGGCTCGACCACGACATAGGGGATAGCGATAGTGATCATGCCGGTACGCTCCCCCATTTCCGCATCGAAGCTCAAAAGAATCACCATATCGTTGCCCGGGACCACCTGGATAAATTCAAGGCCCGATTCCAAAGCATCCACCCGGGGCTCGATCTGCTTGATATTCATCCAAGCTTCCCTGAGCGCCCTCATCGAGCGCTCGATCACTCCTCCCATAATCCGGTTCTCGATTTCGGTAAGCGCCCGTAAATTTTTCGGAACGCTCCCCGCCCCCCCCAGCAGGCGATCGAGCATGGGAAAAACGATATCCAGGCTCATCTGCATGACGCTGCGCCCTTCCAGGGGAAGCATCGAATAAATACAAACAAAGGTGGGATGCGGAACCGAACGGACGAACTCATCATAGGTAAGCTGGTCGATCGAAACCAGTTCGAGCTGGAAACGAGTCCGAAAAAAGCCGGCCAGGTTCGTCGAACACAGGCGGGCAAAGGCCGAGAAGATCATGTGAAAGGTCCGGATCTGGTCTTTGGAAAATTTCTCCGGACGGCGAAAATCGTAGATCTTCAGCCGGTTTTGTTCTTTTTTGCCTTCCTCTTTGATCGCTTCCGCTTCTACTGCGCCGGAGTCAATTGCATTCAGCAGAGCGTCGATTTCTTCCTGGGAAAGAATCTCACTCATGATTTCCCCCCGTTATTGCATGACCAGGTCCAGAAAATACACATTCATTACCTGCCCAGTCTGGAGAATCTCGTTCAGGCGTTCTGACAATTCATGCTTGAGGGCTTCAATGCCCTCGGGAGCTGTCAGGTCTTCTGAGCCCTTCGCGCTCATAACCATGATGATCGCATCCCGCATCACCACTTCATTTTGTTGAAGTTCGACAACGGTACCTTGAGAGGTCACCCCAACTGCAAGTATTACCTTTAGATAGCGGAGGATGTCCCGGTCAGCCATATTCACCAGGAAGGGTTGTTCGAACCGGTGAATCACTTCTCTGATCGGCCGGTCGGCTTGTTCTTCCGGTTCGCTGGCACCCAACAATTGGTTCAAGATTCCGCTTTGCTGGATATAGACAAACGCCATGAACCCGATCAGGGCGAAAGCGGTCAGCATCATGATTTTTTTGAAACCGGATCCACTGGATTTTTTGATCTCTTCCGGTGGCTTTTCTTCTCCAGGCATAATAACCTCCTTATAAATAACGTGAGAGATGAGAGGTATTGCGCGTCTCACCTCTTACTGGTCTCTTGATTCAGATTCGCAAAATAACGATCTCCACCCGGCGGTTGCGCTGGCGGCTTGTTTCGTTGTCATTGGGAACCAGAGGTCGCTGTTCCCCGTACCCGACAGCGATCATTTTTTCGGGAGAAACACCCTTCTGTTCGACGAAATAACGCAACACGGCTATCGCTCGCGCGGCGGACAGCTCCCAGTTGGAGGGAAACTGTTCAGTCTGGATAGGAAGGTTGCAGGTATGTCCTTCGATCCGAATGGGATTTTCCATATCCAGAAAAACATCTGAGAGAATCCCGAGGACGGGAAGTTTCTCCGGTCTTAAACCGGCCCGGCCGATATCGAAAAAGACATCGTCCAAAAAAGTGATCACTAGGCCCCGCTCATCAATTTTGATGGTCATGTCCTCTCGGTCTATCTGGTCTTCCTGAATCACCTTGTGCTCGATTTCCCGCATCAGTCCGGCCAATTTCAATTCCACCATTCCCGAAGGATTGATCTGGGTGGGGGGACGGGGAACCGGTATTTCCGCCGGATGCAAAACCCGCGGGCCGCCCTCGAGCACTCCCAACGCACCCTGGATGGAGGAAACCACCTCTTTGAACCGGGCGACATCGATGGTCGAGAGGGCGAAAAGCAAAATAAAGAAACAGAGCAAAAGGGACATGAAATCCCCGTATGTCTGCATCCACATCGGCGCTCCCATGGGTGGGTCATCAGGCATCTTTCTTCTGGCCATATTACCCTCTTATGCTCCCTGGTTCTCCTGTTTGAGTGGAATTACCCGGTCGGAATTGTTCCGCGTTTTTTCAAATTCCTGCCGGATGCTGGGCGAGAAAAACGACTTGAGTTTCTCCTCCACAATCCGGGGGTTATCTCCAGCCTGGATGGATAAGATCCCTTCGATGATCACTTCCCGCAACAGGATCTCTTCGTTACTGCGAAGCTTCAGCTTGTTGGCCACCGGTAGGCAGATGAGATTGGCAACGACAGCTCCATACAAGGTGGTCAGAAGCGCTACGGCCATACCCGGTCCGATGGCCGCAGGATCGTCCAGCCTAACCAACATGGCCACCAGGCCGATAAGGGTTCCGATCAGGCCGAAGGCGGGGGCGAAATTTCCCATGGTCTCAAAGATGGAGCGGCCGGTTTTATGCCGCTCCTGG
Proteins encoded in this region:
- a CDS encoding flagellar biosynthetic protein FliO; the encoded protein is MSMRLTAMRLLLFLVPGLLWVSGAAYAQDTLELPEYTLPETGTVTASTFRFILAFLVVVAALYGFFYLMKKLSGQGNRAASSRYMTLLDTFTVRNNCTLYLVRAGERVILIGQSGNAMREIAEFAADELIELERKEPFTSYLDSWFKRKKER
- a CDS encoding MotA/TolQ/ExbB proton channel family protein is translated as MDKATIIGLGIGILLLMWGMIGAAGFAPYFDVNSILITGGGTLAGTMISYRFEQTLGAFKLFQIALLTKLPSASMVITALVSLAEKARKEGLLALEEESRSLDDPFFRKGIQLVVDGTDPQLVKNILETELLFLQERHKTGRSIFETMGNFAPAFGLIGTLIGLVAMLVRLDDPAAIGPGMAVALLTTLYGAVVANLICLPVANKLKLRSNEEILLREVIIEGILSIQAGDNPRIVEEKLKSFFSPSIRQEFEKTRNNSDRVIPLKQENQGA
- a CDS encoding flagellar basal body-associated FliL family protein is translated as MPGEEKPPEEIKKSSGSGFKKIMMLTAFALIGFMAFVYIQQSGILNQLLGASEPEEQADRPIREVIHRFEQPFLVNMADRDILRYLKVILAVGVTSQGTVVELQQNEVVMRDAIIMVMSAKGSEDLTAPEGIEALKHELSERLNEILQTGQVMNVYFLDLVMQ
- a CDS encoding OmpA family protein, whose product is MARRKMPDDPPMGAPMWMQTYGDFMSLLLCFFILLFALSTIDVARFKEVVSSIQGALGVLEGGPRVLHPAEIPVPRPPTQINPSGMVELKLAGLMREIEHKVIQEDQIDREDMTIKIDERGLVITFLDDVFFDIGRAGLRPEKLPVLGILSDVFLDMENPIRIEGHTCNLPIQTEQFPSNWELSAARAIAVLRYFVEQKGVSPEKMIAVGYGEQRPLVPNDNETSRQRNRRVEIVILRI
- the fliY gene encoding flagellar motor switch phosphatase FliY, with translation MAVKTMDSGYTLSSEEVDVLGEVGNISMGAAATALSGLLTKKVDITIPSVMVMSLDDVKKILDENHILVKVQYQSGLTGSNVLLVQENDIRVIIGLMMGGDGKDGLPEVFGEMEISALGEAMNQMMGSAATAMSDFFARRVNISPPEVIWQNVRTEEESWLNKQGDAFIVMTTFRLVVEDVIDSSMLQLVPLSFAREMAGGLLSNRAVESEAENQEETFEQEIFLEEAVPLSSPDKSPIATQPQAPPRSSSAPRREKSRIKAQPVEFAEFVPDERAEGSRGNLELIMDVSLPLVVELGKSRLSIREILDLGPGSIIELDKLAGEPADLYVHDILFARGEVVVIEENFGVRISEIVSTEDRIRSLREVRS
- the fliP gene encoding flagellar type III secretion system pore protein FliP (The bacterial flagellar biogenesis protein FliP forms a type III secretion system (T3SS)-type pore required for flagellar assembly.), whose protein sequence is MKKSRWIRWVWIVFWIVILISVIPEAFSQDFPLFVPRITLEAGEVEEPGELTLSLQILVLLTILSLAPAILVMVTSFTRIIVALAFVRQAIGSQQIPPTPVLVGMALFLTFFVMTPIFTQINEEALQPYLNGTISQEQALEDGVGILREFMFRQTSERELALMVGMSGLPRPDTREDIPTQVLIPAFILSELRIAFTLGFLVYVPFLIIDMVVASILMSMGMMMLPPIIISLPFKILLFVLVDGWNLITRGIMLSIR
- the fliM gene encoding flagellar motor switch protein FliM, whose amino-acid sequence is MSEILSQEEIDALLNAIDSGAVEAEAIKEEGKKEQNRLKIYDFRRPEKFSKDQIRTFHMIFSAFARLCSTNLAGFFRTRFQLELVSIDQLTYDEFVRSVPHPTFVCIYSMLPLEGRSVMQMSLDIVFPMLDRLLGGAGSVPKNLRALTEIENRIMGGVIERSMRALREAWMNIKQIEPRVDALESGLEFIQVVPGNDMVILLSFDAEMGERTGMITIAIPYVVVEPITQNLSASLWFSGRKAYDPKNQERLKQQIEKVKLPLRVELGRTGIRLRDLLDLEVGDVVSLEKKKDRPLDILVGKKTKMRGYPGRMGNQMTVKIIDVGEGE